From the genome of Polyangiaceae bacterium, one region includes:
- a CDS encoding acetylornithine deacetylase/succinyl-diaminopimelate desuccinylase family protein, with protein MVLRQRVLDEIASARQELVELTQALIRVPTVNPPGQHYRECAELIGERMRRYGMQVELLVADDHPDHSERYPRVNVLGRVDGNARRPCLHFNGHLDVVPAGTGWSVGPFDAVERDGKIYGRGSADMKAGIAAALVAVACLRRAGVELAGSLEVSATVDEESGGFAGVEWMCKRGLLGSARTDFVIIPEPLNVDRICIGHRGVYWFRVAARGAVAHGSMPFLGVSAIEHLATLVERMRSELLPRIAARITAMPVVPEAARRATLNVNSIVGGQAGEFPQTACVAEHAEAIFDRRFLHEETFDGVKAEIRELLTELTREEPRRRYELEDLMVVHPVLAPRDAPLVRALSSDVEAVLGRAPSLCASPGTYDHKHVARVAGVEQCVAYGPGILDLAHQIDEYVEIDDLVRATQVLALSAMRLVAATD; from the coding sequence ATGGTGCTGCGGCAGCGTGTCCTCGACGAGATCGCCAGCGCGCGCCAGGAATTGGTGGAGCTGACCCAGGCCCTGATTCGCGTGCCCACGGTCAACCCACCGGGGCAGCACTACCGCGAGTGTGCAGAGCTGATCGGCGAGCGGATGCGTCGCTACGGCATGCAGGTCGAGTTGCTCGTTGCAGACGACCACCCCGACCACAGCGAGCGCTACCCGCGGGTCAACGTGCTGGGGCGCGTCGACGGCAACGCACGGCGGCCCTGTCTCCACTTCAACGGACACCTCGATGTCGTTCCCGCCGGCACGGGCTGGAGCGTCGGGCCCTTCGACGCGGTGGAGCGTGACGGAAAGATCTACGGACGGGGGAGCGCCGACATGAAGGCCGGCATTGCGGCCGCGCTGGTGGCGGTTGCTTGTCTGCGGCGGGCGGGGGTGGAGCTGGCTGGAAGTTTGGAGGTGAGCGCCACAGTCGACGAGGAGAGCGGCGGATTTGCTGGCGTGGAATGGATGTGCAAGCGCGGGTTGCTCGGTTCAGCGCGCACGGACTTCGTGATCATTCCAGAACCTCTCAACGTGGACCGCATCTGCATCGGTCATCGCGGGGTGTATTGGTTCCGTGTTGCGGCACGCGGGGCGGTTGCGCACGGCAGCATGCCGTTCTTGGGCGTCAGCGCCATCGAGCACTTGGCAACCCTCGTCGAGCGCATGCGCTCGGAGCTGCTGCCACGCATCGCGGCTCGCATCACGGCCATGCCCGTCGTTCCTGAAGCTGCTCGGCGCGCCACGCTCAACGTCAACTCCATCGTCGGCGGGCAGGCCGGGGAGTTCCCACAGACCGCGTGCGTGGCTGAGCACGCCGAGGCCATTTTCGACCGGCGCTTCCTCCACGAGGAAACCTTCGATGGGGTCAAAGCGGAGATTCGTGAGCTACTCACTGAGCTCACTCGCGAAGAGCCGCGGCGTCGCTATGAACTCGAAGACTTGATGGTGGTGCACCCGGTGCTGGCGCCCAGGGACGCACCGCTGGTGCGAGCGCTTTCCTCGGACGTCGAGGCTGTGTTGGGGCGAGCGCCGTCGCTCTGCGCGAGCCCCGGCACCTACGATCACAAGCATGTGGCCCGCGTGGCGGGCGTCGAGCAATGTGTCGCCTACGGACCCGGGATCTTGGATCTTGCGCACCAGATCGACGAGTACGTGGAGATCGACGACCTCGTTCGCGCGACGCAGGTGCTCGCTTTGAGCGCGATGCGGCTCGTCGCCGCGACGGATTGA
- a CDS encoding sigma 54-interacting transcriptional regulator, translating into MAICGTMAVDSASTVEHRGPAAPRTGATRPAFVCAFPRPLALPVPDSGSVVGRDWLSAAGSRDERVSTKHIRIDRAGGVLSIADAGSRNGTWVNGARLGPSDRVTLESGAVIRLGSTLFVYRTALSGGFEPEPPVGEMIGPYGLRRVAEGVRSFAQDKPRNVLIEGETGTGKELVARAIAAACDRPKPLVFVNVAGVAAGVFESQFFGHAAGAFSGAQGAAPGVVVAHDGGTLVLDEIGELPLELQPKLLRLLENREVLPVGASRPVRVDVLVLAATHRNLEDMVEHGQFRRDLFARLSLARVSVPALRDRAEDLFSIAQALSGRAGSPLDPSAVEVEAVERLLLEAWPGNVRELDAALAAARRADPEPGLRVWGLEEALGKRAVPARALTEDVVNAAIAAAGGNLTQAAKQLGVSRGKLLRKRERAKKD; encoded by the coding sequence ATGGCAATCTGCGGCACCATGGCGGTGGACAGCGCGAGCACGGTCGAACATCGCGGGCCAGCTGCGCCACGGACCGGCGCGACGCGGCCCGCGTTCGTGTGCGCGTTCCCGCGTCCCCTCGCGTTGCCCGTGCCAGATTCCGGATCCGTGGTAGGTCGCGACTGGCTTTCGGCCGCGGGCTCGAGAGACGAAAGGGTCTCTACCAAGCACATCCGGATCGATCGCGCAGGAGGCGTGCTGTCCATCGCGGACGCTGGCTCACGCAACGGGACCTGGGTGAACGGCGCACGCTTGGGCCCGTCGGATCGCGTCACCTTGGAGTCTGGTGCAGTCATCCGCTTGGGCAGCACGCTGTTCGTGTACCGCACGGCGCTTTCGGGTGGGTTCGAGCCGGAACCGCCCGTGGGGGAGATGATCGGCCCCTACGGTTTGCGCAGAGTGGCGGAGGGTGTGCGCTCCTTCGCGCAAGACAAGCCACGCAATGTGCTGATCGAGGGTGAGACGGGGACCGGCAAGGAGCTAGTGGCCCGCGCCATCGCGGCGGCCTGCGACCGACCCAAGCCCCTGGTGTTCGTCAACGTTGCTGGAGTTGCGGCGGGTGTCTTCGAATCGCAGTTCTTCGGACACGCCGCCGGAGCCTTTTCCGGCGCGCAAGGCGCCGCGCCAGGCGTCGTCGTGGCCCACGACGGCGGCACGTTGGTGTTGGACGAAATTGGCGAGCTGCCCTTGGAGTTGCAGCCCAAGTTGTTGCGCTTGCTCGAGAATCGGGAAGTACTCCCCGTGGGCGCATCCCGCCCCGTTCGCGTAGACGTGCTGGTCCTCGCAGCCACACACCGCAATCTGGAAGACATGGTCGAGCACGGGCAGTTCCGGCGCGATCTGTTTGCACGGCTTTCTTTGGCGCGGGTGTCAGTGCCGGCGCTACGTGATCGTGCGGAAGATCTCTTCAGCATCGCGCAAGCGCTGAGCGGACGCGCCGGGTCGCCCCTCGATCCGAGCGCCGTGGAGGTGGAAGCCGTAGAGCGGTTGCTGCTCGAAGCGTGGCCAGGCAACGTACGCGAGCTGGATGCCGCGCTCGCCGCTGCGCGCCGGGCGGACCCAGAACCTGGTTTGCGAGTGTGGGGCCTCGAAGAAGCACTGGGAAAGCGGGCCGTTCCGGCTCGGGCTCTCACCGAAGACGTCGTGAACGCCGCCATCGCCGCGGCTGGCGGCAACCTCACCCAGGCGGCCAAGCAGTTGGGCGTCTCCCGCGGCAAGCTGCTGCGCAAGCGCGAGCGCGCGAAAAAGGACTGA
- a CDS encoding bifunctional serine/threonine-protein kinase/formylglycine-generating enzyme family protein, giving the protein MALELRPGVVIAEKLRLLRELGHGGMGVVWAARHETLETDVAVKLIRPERGQDAALIARFEREAKTTARIRHPHVVQVMDFGSVDAAVPYIVMELLSGFSLAELLESGGRLSLATTLVLVQQVGSALASAHERGVVHRDIKPHNVFVLEESRGSPLFVKVLDFGIAKMLSDTQVPDGSHTLTETGAVVGSPPYMSPEQIEGKSVDLRTDLWSLGVIVYECLTGQRPFKGTSFVGVGAAILQGTYTPVRDLRPSLPQAVEDWLAKVLSLDVEARFASATEMVEAFQRAVAGSPPADAAAVDFVRAESAATGFESTLDATPLGSAGKAAPPDALVARTASQPPLAVKSAGDLSESEVSTDSALSSESRHMVADRSQRPLRAKLVYGVATATIAAAGMAWMLSRNNGSGGCPAGMVKIPSTTFRMGSAPDGETPGDEAPQQRVTLDAFCLDKTEVTAGAYAKCADCKPLSRTVQGEGLTPNAVTFWSQFCNGPDATEHPVNCIDLPSASAFCEAQGKRLPTESEWEFAARGSNGRTFPWGESAPDAKRLNVCGAECSTLLSERLERIGRDPWPRMHEQNDGAPTTAPVGGLVDGASEAGILDLAGNVWEWTSSHYCRYDEPECGDSRRVIRGGGWDTVESQDVRAARRLPSAPNARSWSVGFRCAKSL; this is encoded by the coding sequence GTGGCCCTCGAGCTTCGTCCCGGCGTCGTGATCGCGGAGAAACTCCGACTGCTGCGGGAACTGGGGCACGGTGGCATGGGCGTGGTGTGGGCGGCGCGCCACGAAACGTTGGAGACCGACGTCGCCGTCAAGTTGATCCGGCCGGAGCGCGGCCAGGATGCTGCACTGATCGCCCGCTTCGAACGTGAAGCGAAGACCACCGCGAGGATTCGCCATCCTCACGTGGTGCAGGTCATGGACTTCGGCAGTGTCGATGCCGCCGTGCCGTACATCGTCATGGAGCTGCTCAGCGGCTTCTCGCTGGCCGAGTTGCTGGAGAGCGGTGGCCGACTGAGTCTCGCTACGACGCTGGTGCTGGTGCAGCAAGTCGGCAGCGCCCTGGCGAGTGCTCACGAGCGTGGAGTCGTGCATCGCGACATCAAACCGCACAACGTTTTCGTACTCGAAGAGAGCCGGGGCTCTCCGCTCTTCGTCAAGGTGCTGGACTTCGGTATCGCCAAGATGCTCTCGGACACGCAGGTGCCCGACGGCAGTCACACCTTGACGGAGACTGGCGCCGTGGTCGGCTCGCCGCCCTACATGAGCCCGGAACAGATCGAAGGCAAGAGCGTCGATCTGCGCACGGATCTGTGGTCCCTGGGTGTGATCGTCTACGAGTGTTTGACCGGGCAGCGACCCTTCAAAGGCACTTCCTTCGTTGGCGTGGGCGCTGCGATTCTGCAGGGCACCTACACGCCCGTGCGCGATCTGCGGCCTAGCTTGCCGCAGGCCGTGGAGGACTGGCTCGCCAAGGTGCTGAGCCTGGATGTCGAAGCGCGTTTCGCCTCGGCGACGGAAATGGTGGAGGCGTTTCAGCGCGCCGTGGCAGGTTCGCCGCCCGCTGACGCAGCCGCCGTAGATTTCGTCAGGGCCGAGAGTGCGGCTACTGGATTCGAGTCGACCCTGGACGCGACCCCGCTCGGCTCGGCGGGAAAGGCGGCCCCACCAGATGCGCTCGTAGCAAGAACTGCGAGCCAACCGCCTCTCGCGGTGAAGAGCGCCGGAGATCTCTCCGAGAGTGAGGTGTCGACTGACAGCGCGCTGTCGAGCGAAAGCCGACACATGGTCGCGGACCGGTCACAGCGGCCGTTGCGAGCGAAGTTGGTCTACGGCGTGGCAACGGCGACCATCGCGGCGGCGGGGATGGCATGGATGCTGTCGCGCAACAACGGCAGCGGGGGGTGTCCTGCCGGGATGGTGAAGATCCCGAGCACGACGTTTCGAATGGGCTCGGCACCGGACGGAGAGACCCCGGGTGACGAAGCGCCTCAACAGCGGGTGACCTTGGACGCTTTCTGTCTGGACAAAACCGAGGTTACGGCTGGTGCCTACGCCAAGTGCGCGGACTGCAAGCCCCTCTCGAGGACGGTGCAGGGGGAAGGCCTGACCCCCAACGCCGTCACCTTCTGGAGTCAGTTCTGTAACGGACCCGATGCCACAGAACACCCAGTCAATTGTATCGACTTGCCGAGCGCGAGCGCCTTCTGTGAGGCCCAGGGCAAGCGTCTGCCGACGGAGAGCGAATGGGAGTTCGCCGCGCGTGGCAGTAATGGGCGCACATTCCCGTGGGGCGAGAGCGCGCCAGACGCTAAGCGTCTCAACGTCTGCGGGGCGGAGTGCAGCACGCTGCTGAGCGAGCGACTCGAGCGCATCGGTCGCGACCCGTGGCCGCGAATGCACGAGCAGAACGATGGTGCGCCGACCACCGCGCCCGTAGGCGGGCTTGTCGACGGTGCGTCGGAGGCTGGCATTCTGGATCTCGCGGGCAACGTCTGGGAGTGGACGAGCAGTCACTACTGCCGCTACGACGAGCCCGAGTGCGGCGATTCGCGGCGTGTGATCCGCGGCGGCGGTTGGGACACCGTGGAGAGCCAAGACGTGCGCGCTGCACGGCGATTGCCCAGCGCGCCGAACGCGCGCAGCTGGAGCGTGGGCTTTCGCTGCGCGAAGTCCTTGTGA